TTGTGGCGTTTGTAGACTATATTTAACATTAGGCAACACCTTGCTTTCTTGtagtaaaaaatgaaaatgacccTACGCTAACTTGTTAAGTTGTATTTGTTATTCAATGGCGCATTATTATATTTCAAATCTTCAAACCattcaaatgttttaatgaagCAGTCGTGAGTTCATAATACTCTCCTGATGCAGCGGCATCAAGAAGCTAATTATCCGGTATTGTTTCATAATATGGAAAAAACTTCTTTTCAGGGCAATATTCTGAACTGAACATAGGAGCTTATATTTCTAGGACTTAAACTGGAGTCTCTCTTTTTATCCTGGTCAAATCATATGATAAAAAGTATACAAGTTGATCTAATAGACAACATCGCAAAATTGAGGCTTTATCCTTCCATGAAACCCTTCCATCTTGTTTGAAGCAAGCTTTGAAATATCAATTTCAGGCAATGTGGCATCTTCTGACGAAGAAACATATGGAGCTTCTGCGCACTCAGATTATGGAATGATTACCCTTCTGGCAACTGATGGTGTCCCAGGGCTTCAGGTATGTCTCCAACTTTCAGTAGATTTCGGGAACTTTTAAGTTGCTTGATTGCTTTCATCAGGCCTATCTTATTTATGTAATTTCACAGGTTTGTAGGGACAAGACCAAGCATCCATGGATATGGGAGGAGGTGCCAAATAAAAATGGGTAAGATTAAGTCTATAATTCCTAATTGAAATTCTAGCTTGTTTCTTAAccttcttttttcccccttgAAATGGCTTCAATAGCGAGTCAATTTTATGAGGAGTCTAATATTCCTGTGGATGCCAGACAGAATATGACGAttaatttttgtgcaacttttttTCCTAATCAAGTTGGCGAATAATTTGGATTGTCGATGAAGCCTGTAATATGTGGAGGATCTGAATGTGCTGTTGGTAGTTAATAATGTTATTCTGTAACTATTATCAAGAATTAACAAAATGATGCTGTATTTCACCTAAAGCTTCTGAATTTGAATCTGCAGGGCCTTCATTGTTAACATTGGGGACATGATGGAAAGATGGACTAATTGTTTATTCCGGTACAAGAGTTTTTCTCGCTgctgctgctttttttttttaaaaaaaaaggttatctTTGTTGTTTACATTCTGCGTATCTGACTCCGGCCACTGCGGgaaccttgtgcacgggagttgtttaaaaaaaaagttgtttgcTGCGTGTTCTAATGACATCAATACatgaacatatatattacacactTCTGTGCCGAGGTTTTCTtgatatttaaattatttttttctgtgCGATGCGTGCCATTTATTTTGCAGTTCGACATTTCACAGAGTGATGTCAGTCGGACAAGAACGGTACTCGGTAACTTGATTTACTTACCTGATGACTATTTtggcttttatttttttgggataTAATTATGTTTTCAGTAGTTCTGAATTATAGTTTAAAACGGTGCAATTTTCACCACTTAATTTGTAATTGCTGCTGGTTGGATATTTATGCTTGTAAAAATGTCTAATAAGATAGTGTTATTAAAGAGACACTATGTGGCTTAATTGGGTGGATTTGCAGAGTAGATCATTATGAGTTATGACAACCATTGAACTGAAGCAACCCTGCAGAAGTAAATtgttatatgaaagctaaagtcTAATGATGAAAGAAGTGAATAATATGGACTTAAGCTGTTTTGGTCGTACATAAACCCTGCTTCTCAGATGAAATGCCCTGTTCACTGATAGCTGAGACATGAAAAGTTTGCTGACAATTTAAAATGTTGCAGTTTAGTTGATGGAGCAtcgtttaaaatttaaataattaaatatctttCTTATGGAACAAGTATCTAATTCACAAATGATAATGAAATCTATAGCAATGATGAGGTTGCAACTAATGGACTTGTTAGATTCGTATTGCAAATGAGCTGAAGGTCCTTCCAATGTCTTGCATCAATGTGTTGAAATGTTATTTCAAGAAGACGCTGAAATTATCCCCTTTGTAGAAATATCCAAATGTTGCTGTGTCTCAGCTTCTGTCATAGAGAGATGTCTACCGTACTATTGACTGTTTATTTGTAATGCTGCAGGTAGCTTTTTTCTTGGATCCTAATGAAGACTGTTTGGTGAAATGTCTGGAAAGTTGTTGCAGTGAATCATGCCCCCCAAGGTATATAGATAGATCTCTTCCCATACTCTTGAGCaggcaaaaagaaaaacaaaggaagAGGGAGAAAGCTTTTAGTTGGTTTGTTTTGCATTTTTTTCTCTGTACATCTCTTGCATGCTCCATCTGGATGGGAACTAGTTTTTCCCTTTGGATATCGTAACCTTTTGAGCTCGGATGATTTCTTTTAATGTGTATAAGTCAGATAGACCCTAGTTTGTGCATCTGGGGTTAACTTCCTATTGCGCTTAGTCCGGACTTCAGATTAGTTGCCTGCAAATTCATCCTAGTCTTGGTGTTCATAGACTCGTAGTTCCCTTTATTTACTTGAAGGGTCTAAGGACACACAACGGGAAGTGAGCCGGAATGTATTTTCGATAGTTATTTctgaaataattattttattttcctttctcgTAATGTATTTACggtgcttttttacttcatgaTTATATACTTTTTATTTTGCCGCTGGATTTGTATTCTATTCAATATGGAGGCGATTGATTCCTATTAGCTGTGTGCAGATTTCCCCCTATTCGTAGTGGAGACTACCTGACGGAGCGGATCAGGCATACATACGGTTCCTACTGAGGGCAAGGAGAAGCATAGATGCATTGCTGCTGTATATGGTTCTTCATGAGAAATGAAAGTTGCTGCTGCTTTTGAATCTCAACTGCGGTACTATTAATTGCTACACTGAAGCATTGATAGGTAACATCTGCTGAAGTGCTGGTAAGTTAAGCATTCACATTGGTATCAAAAATTGTTGTGTATCCATAAACATACTCTTCCTTGTGAGAGATGCATGATTTATTACAAAACAATATTGTCAAAACAGAAGTTGTTTTTATTTGCTTCAATGTACCCAAAAAAAGTCATTTGGGATAATACTTGAAAATGGGATTTTCACTGTTGGCAATTAGAGTTTGCAAATCACTAGTGTCTTTCAGAATGACTGCATTCAGATGAATCAGGACCATCCAAAATAAATGTCTACAATGATAGTGGCCGTACAGGTGTTGGGATGATAATGTGGTCCTGTCAACTGATAGTCTGTGATCAATTTGATTCCCACAGTGAGCAATACCctgtgataataccaaaatactcCTCCAATAAGACATTGACACGTGTCTATTCTATAAGATTATGGGGATCACCTTGTTCTAAACAGGTGTCACCTTGGTAATCATTAACTCGGTCATAGAGTTGATCGGCATGGATAGATCAATAAATCATACTATCATAAACTATGCGCATTTTCAACTCTCACGATCATAAAGGAGCGGTTACAATTGCATAGGAGCATTGACGATCAGAGTGTATAAAAGGGGGACTTCCGCTCAGGTAAATGACTCTCACTTTTCAGTTTCTATTATCAACTAAATAGAAAGCTCTCATTATTGAGCAGTCTCCTTAGTTTTTGTGTACGCATGTGCGTCGTGCCTGACATTAAGAAATTTTTGTGCGCGTGTGCATGACATTAAGGTGATAGAATTACATGTGACACTAGGTGTTTGAGATCATCTACAATACGCACAATTGGTGGCTCGAAGCAGCTGACAGTCTCCAATACTACAATGTATATTGACTCTTCAATACTTTGGAGATAAGGGCATCATGTTACTTGGGTCACCATTACAAAGCAATTTCTCACTCGTTTCTGATCAGGAAATCATGGCCGTCGGATTAAGTCCCGGGGACCGCATAGTAATGGATTAAAAATTCTGGGACCAAAGATAAAAAATGTGTGGGATTAGATAAGATGGATAAGCTTTTTTTAAGCTTCTTTATTGTTCGTACGATAAGGTATCTTGTAAGCAATTATATAATATGTGATGTGTCCACGTGGACGGTCCCTGTAATACATGTGGATTTAGACCaagattattttattaaatacatcGTAAGTAGAGAATGCTCCAACGATATTCTCATTTAAACTTATGTTCATAAATTTGACAAAGTTTTACGTTGATTTTCGACCTATCGCAACCCTACTTCTTTATTCGGGTTTGGAATCAACTGCAAACGTAGATGAGATTTTGGGATGAAGAATTGATAATGATGGGTGGTGTTGACAAAATCCGAAATGTTATTTAGGAAATTAAACATAATCTATACTTTTTTCAATCTCTTACTTAAAAATTGGAAATATTGTTTAGCAAATTAAGCATAATATagaattttttcaatttcttaccttttttttttgaaataccacaaataaatatatttatggtTAGAATCAAATATTGAATATACATATGTTTAACCTAACCAATTATCAATTGAGCCACCCCTTTTTGGTAATTTCTTACTTTCTATAACATAACATTGTTAACTTAAaatctttttttatattatttcaaatatataaaaaaaaatattatccatAGATAGATAAAaggcatctttaaattaaaataaagccTTTTAGACGGTAGGCGGGTGGGCCCCAAGTCAGATTTGACCGGTCTAACCATTCCTTTTTGTATATAAATTATGACAAATCACGATGATCTGGACAAAATCAACGGCtagaaatcaaaattaatatttgcttaaattacaaacaaaaacaagaaatataTTCTCATTATCATAAAACCTAATTTTAAGGGTTTTGGAATTTATACCGTTTgatcctctctctcttcttctcgcTCGCGTATACATCTGAGGAAATTGAGGAGCAGTGCAGAGACCGGCGAAGACCCATTTGGGTCACTTGATCTGGGTCGTTTAAAGTTTGGAACTTTATAGGTATCTGAGAGGAGAATCCGAATTTGATCTGATTCCGTTGATATGACGCGGCGGTGCTCCCATTGCGGCCATAACGGGCATAACTCGCGGACATGCCCGAACCGTGGAGTCAAGCTCTTCGGTGTCCGACTCACCGACGGGTCGATTCGGAAGAGTGCTAGCATGGGAAATCTCAGCCATTATACCGGGTCGCTTGCTAATGGATCCAACTCTCCCAGTAACACCCCTGATCACGGCTCCACTGCTGATGGATATACTTCTGAGGATTTCGTTCCCGGGTCTTCAACGAGCcgtgaaagaaaaaaaggttcgGTTCGGTGATTTGTTTCTGGTGTATTTGTCATTTGTGGTGTTTGGTTTGAATTTGAGAGAGCTTTGATTGTTTATATGATCAATCATTTTATTCACATCTGAATCTGCATGATTCGCGTTGAATATTATTTGGAAACTCGGCCTTCTCAGTTTTGAGCAATGATTACAGATTGTTTTCCTTGAAATATGGTATGGGATTGGATTTGAAATTGAAACTGGTATAGTTTATTGAAGGAGTCTATTAAACTAATCGTTGCTTTTACTAACCAAACATCACCATATGTTGATCGTGAGCTTAGGCCTTTTGTTCTCTCGGGATATATATGTAAGGAAGGCTGTGTGTATGTGCCTTATGGGTTGCACTCCTTTGGTAGTTGGTGCCCTAAGAACAGCTCTTTTAACATTAAGAAAAAAGATTTCCATTTCACTGGTACTTGGGGTTTAGGGACTGTTTCAAGTATCTGAGGTGTAGTTGTGTTTGCGTAGCCGTAGGGGTTCCCTTGtttcgggaaaaaaaaagattttcttttttgtttttaaagttAAATTAATTAGGTGATGAGATGAATATAATTGCTTATAATTGGTCATAGAGGAATTGTGGTGGGTTGTTGTTGTTAATTGCTTATCTGAGGTTAATTACTGTTGATTTGAGGCTGGAAAAATATGCTTAATGTTTGTTTCACTCTGAAAACAAACAAGTAGCTGGTAGACAAATATTATCAGCAGGTTTGAATGCAGTCCTCGAAGCACCTTTCATTTGATGGTGTGTGAAAAGTTATGGCACCCAAAGCAGTCCTCAAATTATCTAAAATAATTTGTTCTCAGGGTTTTGTCATCCCACAAGAAgtgggaaaaaagaaacaatattATGTACATGAGAAGGATAGCTGATAGACAATGTTACTATGTCATCACTGACTAGGTGTTGCAAACTTGCAATTGAGATTTATAATCAGGAGTTGGTCAATTTAACGAATGCTAAGCGGTAATTCTCCATTGCTTGTAGTTCCCTTGCTTTATGGGCTATAACATGTTGTGCAGGTACTCCATGGACTGAAGATGAGCACAGGATGTTTCTACTCGGGCTGCAGAAGCTTGGGAAAGGCGATTGGCGTGGAATTGCACGCAGTTATGTCATGTCAAGAACACCAACTCAAGTGGCCAGCCATGCTCAGAAATATTTCATCAGGCAAACAAACGTGTCTAGGAGGAAAAGGCGTTCTAGCCTGTTTGATATTGTGGCAGATGAAGTAAGCACCCAGACCCTTTGTGCATTCGGTACTTGTATAGATATATACCATTCGTGAAcccactcctctctctctctctctctggctgCATCTCATGCATTTGGCATGCTGCAGAAGCTTTCCTCCTGTTAATTGAAATGAATTACTGGCACTGCAGTTCATATGATGTGAACATGCCTATCTTTCCATGTATTTTCTCTAATGACATTGGTTCACTTTAATGGTCATATACTGTCAATTTGGGCAGTATCCTGGTTAACTTTCTTGCCTCACTTTAAGATCTATAACTATGTTGTGAAGGGTTTTTTTTATCCATTATTGGTTTTGATTGTCAGTTACTGATCCTTGTCCTTTCTTTCCGTCACAATTTGCAGTCACTCGATACTCCGATGGAGTCTCAGGACTTTTACTCAGTCAGCCATCCCCTGGCTGAAGGACAAAATGAAAACCCTTTGCCTCcagttgctgctgctgctcccCCTCCTCCCCCTCCTTTGGATGACAATTGTGAGTCGATGCATTCTACCAATTCCAATGACAATGACGAGGAACCTGCTATTCCAAAACCAGAAGGCTCACAACCTACTTACCCAGTGATATATCCTACTTATTTCTCCCCATTCTTCCCATATTCAGTTCCATTTTGGCCAGGTTTCAGTGCAGAGCCACCTAAGACAGTGCCACATGAGGTGCTGAAGCCAACAGCAGTCCACTCCAAGAGCCCAATTAATGTTGATGAACTGATTGGCATGTCGAAACTTAGTCTAGGCGAGTCTATCGGTAATTCTGGATCGTCCGCTTTATCACtaaaattgcatgaagggtCATCTAGGCAGTCAGCTTTCCATGCTAATCCGGCCTCAAATACTTCAGGCATGAATTCAAGCGGCAGCCCAATCCATGCAGTTTGAAAGGCTGCTTCTGCTGAGATTAAGAATACAACTTAGGTC
This DNA window, taken from Tripterygium wilfordii isolate XIE 37 chromosome 20, ASM1340144v1, whole genome shotgun sequence, encodes the following:
- the LOC119986451 gene encoding transcription factor MYBS3-like — translated: MTRRCSHCGHNGHNSRTCPNRGVKLFGVRLTDGSIRKSASMGNLSHYTGSLANGSNSPSNTPDHGSTADGYTSEDFVPGSSTSRERKKGTPWTEDEHRMFLLGLQKLGKGDWRGIARSYVMSRTPTQVASHAQKYFIRQTNVSRRKRRSSLFDIVADESLDTPMESQDFYSVSHPLAEGQNENPLPPVAAAAPPPPPPLDDNCESMHSTNSNDNDEEPAIPKPEGSQPTYPVIYPTYFSPFFPYSVPFWPGFSAEPPKTVPHEVLKPTAVHSKSPINVDELIGMSKLSLGESIGNSGSSALSLKLHEGSSRQSAFHANPASNTSGMNSSGSPIHAV